The genome window CACGCTTCCCGTTCAGGCGGTCAACCTGGCAGGTCAGCCGGTCCCGATTACTGTATCCTCTCTACCCTCCGGTGCCGTCTTTGACGGGAATACCTTCGAATGGAAACCCTCCTATGGGCAGGCAGGCACATATACAATATCCTTCTCCGCCGCCAATGAAATCAGACAGGAAACCGTATCTGTAACGATCACCGTCCTGCCGTACAAACCCCCGGCGAAAAGCAAAACCATTTTAATTCTTTAATACCTCTTCCTGAGCCGTCGGCATATACGACGCGATGAGGGGAGCCGCCAGAGTTGTAAAAGAAAGGACCGACGTTAAAGAAGTGGAGGCAACCTGAATTTGAGCCACATAACGAACCTGCCCGCGTGAAAAGGAAGGAAGACGCCAGCGAAGCCCGGAAAAAATACGATGGTCATTTGTCGCCTGACCGTTAATTAAATAATAATTCAGGACAATTAAACGCGTCAAATCCGGCAGCGGTTTTCGAAAAGTATGAAGAAGAACAGGGATAACCTGTCCATCCGATGTCTGAATTTGACGAGTTTCTGTCTGCTCAAGATTCCAGCCGGCTCCCACATAGCAAAGGTCCGGTCTGTGACCGAGCATCGTGCGGGGCTGGCTGGTATAAGACACATAAAAAGCCGCATACTCCTCTGTGCCTGGTATCCGATATACTCGATTCACATAGTCATCATTACCGGCTATCTGCAGCGTCGTTTCGCTAAGCGGCTGGTCCTCCCCCTCCCAAGGCCCAATCCGAACAGGAAAAGATGAAAGAGGCATCGCAGGAAGCAGCGGATTTTTTGCCAGAGCATCTAAACGCACAGCGGTAGAATGGTAAACAACCCCCGACGCAGCCAGAAGCAAACAGGCAAAAACCGTACTGACCCATATTTTCCTGTTGTGATTCACAAAAACAGCCCTTAAAAAATAGCCGGTCCTTCAAAAAACCGTATAATCAGTTCTTCAAAATAGTATTTCTCAATGCTTGTTTGCAAATAAAA of Anaerohalosphaeraceae bacterium contains these proteins:
- a CDS encoding EpsI family protein, which translates into the protein MNHNRKIWVSTVFACLLLAASGVVYHSTAVRLDALAKNPLLPAMPLSSFPVRIGPWEGEDQPLSETTLQIAGNDDYVNRVYRIPGTEEYAAFYVSYTSQPRTMLGHRPDLCYVGAGWNLEQTETRQIQTSDGQVIPVLLHTFRKPLPDLTRLIVLNYYLINGQATNDHRIFSGLRWRLPSFSRGQVRYVAQIQVASTSLTSVLSFTTLAAPLIASYMPTAQEEVLKN